The following are from one region of the Strix uralensis isolate ZFMK-TIS-50842 chromosome 4, bStrUra1, whole genome shotgun sequence genome:
- the ANXA5 gene encoding annexin A5, whose protein sequence is MAKYTRGTVTAFSPFDARADAEALRKAMKGMGTDEETVLKILTSRNNAQRQEIASAFKTLFGRDLVDDLKSELTGKFETLMVSLMRPTYIFDAHALKHAIKGAGTNEKVLTEILASRTPEEMRNIKQVYLQEYEANLEDKITGETSGYFQRLLVVLLQANRDPDGRVDEGLVEQDAQVLFRAGELKWGTDEEKFITILGTRSVSHLRRVFDKYMTISGFQIEETIDRETSGDLEKLLLAVVKCIRSVPAYFAETLYYSMKGAGTDDDTLIRVMVSRSEIDLLDIRQEFRKNFAKSLHQMIQKDTSGDYRKALLLLCGGDDE, encoded by the exons TACACGAGAGGCACCGTGACAGCCTTCTCTCCTTTTGATGCCAGAGCTGATGCAGAAGCTCTTCGTAAGGCCATGAAGGGAATGG GGACTGATGAAGAAACTGTTCTGAAGATCCTTACCAGCAGAAACAATGCTCAGCGTCAAGAAATTGCATCTGCCTTTAAAACCTTATTTGGCagg GATCTTGTAGATGACCTGAAATCAGAACTAACCGGCAAATTTGAAACACTGATGGTATCTTTGATGAGACCAACATATATTTTTGATGCTCATGCACTGAAGCATGCTATCAAG GGAGCAGGAACCAATGAGAAAGTGTTGACTGAAATTCTTGCCTCCAGAACACCTGAGGAAATGCGGAATATTAAACAGGTTTATCTGCAAG AGTACGAGGCCAACTTGGAGGATAAGATCACAGGAGAAACATCAGGCTATTTTCAGAGACTGCTGGTGGTCCTGCTGCAG GCGAATAGAGATCCCGATGGCAGAGTTGATGAGGGTCTTGTTGAGCAGGATGCTCAG GTTTTGTTCAGAGCTGGGGAGCTGAAATGGGGAACAGATGAAGAAAAGTTCATCACTATCTTGGGAACTCGAAGTGTTTCCCATTTACGGAGGG tgtttGACAAATACATGACTATTTCCGGCTTTCAAATTGAAGAGACCATTGACCGTGAAACCTCTGGTGATTTGGAGAAGCTGCTTTTGGCTGTTG tgaaatgcatCCGAAGTGTGCCTGCTTATTTTGCTGAGACTCTGTATTATTCCATGAAG GGGGCTGGCACTGATGATGATACCCTGATAAGAGTCATGGTTTCAAGAAGTGAAATTGATCTGTTGGATATTAGACaagaattcagaaagaatttTGCAAAATCATTGCATCAAATGATTCAG AAAGATACATCTGGGGACTACAGGAAAGCGCTCCTGCTCCTCTGTGGTGGAGATGATGAGTAA